One Pecten maximus chromosome 7, xPecMax1.1, whole genome shotgun sequence genomic window carries:
- the LOC117331227 gene encoding laccase-3-like, whose amino-acid sequence MVQDNLRKMEEEIQKAEVIKIGAQGAWTRWKATKRRHTWSSILKWESCRIQFLMRKPGLCIVIVQHCYDPGEIYMQHNKVLRELADTLEKAKQTEMVYGRCGCTHLGKAQIMGQLTMFVLLITGPSSFAFECDKEATVCRTSLVIDRRITMTQKVHRKNHLHQHKLHRHYVDNPENAAEIPQDGIITGDGYEPGRLVVVANDSMPGPPIIVYVGQRLIIDVINHLPSDTVTIHWHGLSQHGTPWMDGVPFITQCPILSGQSFTYNFIAEPKGTYWYHAHTGSMRSNGLNGAFVIREPHETIPEHIMVVQGFNHNRSSDLDFKKMEMGHFAKHHPMPTAESVDGGVLSHFPLTSALINGKGRFYPNLTSEEHNQAPLTLYDAQFGNKYRFRVVNVGAMYPFRISIDNHDLTLTASDGFDFKPVVAESFIINPGERYDFFIVAEQPVANYWIRAETIEHPIPHKARANLRYSGAADEDPTTSRKMCTSTNRCLVVNCPFSYFPAGSFTDCMRFDQLRSLLDNDPAPVPTGDQSLVEHFLNFAFPGKDYFPSSINGRQFRFPKVCALTQPYEIDTSCDDQDCGSDKLCQCSHSLNLNHNDVVQLVILNMGVGTGWSHPVHLHGYTFYVLKMGYATYNETTARFISQNPDINCRGNFCNDATWSDPSWLADDVPGLELSNPPRKDTLIIPSGGYAVIRIKADNPGIWLLHCHIELHANNGMMMFINNSYGMHPPPPDGFPICHSFPSAYRSHKYASDSGNATTQAPVTKITTQINEIEVCKEDGCGTKAILIGMAIVVVVLLPLLGYIIHLRKLVRVLEEWKTSTGETKGIYNPLFTKY is encoded by the exons ATGGTCCAAGACAACTTAAGGAAAATGGAGGAAGAGATCCAGAAAGCAGAGGTGATTAAAATTGGAGCACAGGGTGCATGGACACGATGGAAGGCAACTAAAAGACGTCATACATGGTCAAGCATCTTGAAGTGGGAATCGTGTAGAATCCAGTTCCTTATGCG GAAACCTGGTCTATGCATTGTCATCGTGCAACACTGCTATGACCCAGGGGAGATATACATGCAGCACAACAAGGTTCTGCGGGAGCTAGCAGACACGTTGGAGAAGGCAAAGCAAACAGAGAT GGTCTATGGCCGTTGTGGCTGCACTCACCTGGGCAAGGCCCAG ATTATGGGCCAGTTGACCATGTTCGTGCTACTCATAACGGGGCCATCAAGCTTTGCTTTCGAGTGTGACAAAGAAGCTACGGTGTGTAGGACGTCCTTGGTTATAGATCGTAGAATTACGATGACACAAAAGGTccacagaaaaaatcaccttcaTCAACACAAATTACATCGCCACTACGTGGACAATCCTGAAAACGCAGCTGAAATCCCACAGGACGGTATTATAACTGGCGACGGATATGAACCAGGGCGACTCGTCGTGGTTGCCAATGACAGCATGCCTGGCCCTCCAATCATCGTCTACGTCGGCCAGCGACTCATAATTGATGTTATAAATCACCTTCCATCTGATACAGTGACTATACATTGGCATGGCCTGTCCCAGCACGGGACGCCATGGATGGACGGTGTCCCTTTCATCACCCAGTGCCCAATTCTCTCTGGCCAGTCGTTCACCTACAACTTCATTGCTGAACCTAAGGGAACCTATTGGTATCATGCACATACCGGGTCTATGAGATCAAATGGACTAAACGGAGCATTCGTTATAAGAGAACCGCATGAAACTATACCCGAACATATCATGGTCGTTCAGGGGTTCAACCACAATCGAAGTTCAGATTTGGACTTCAAGAAAATGGAAATGGGTCACTTTGCAAAACATCATCCGATGCCGACAGCGGAATCAGTAGATGGTGGGGTCTTAAGTCATTTCCCCCTGACTTCGGCACTTATAAATGGCAAAGGACGGTTCTATCCTAATTTAACGTCAGAAGAACACAACCAAGCTCCACTGACTCTTTATGACGCACAGTTCGGAAACAAATATCGATTCCGTGTTGTCAATGTTGGTGCTATGTACCCTTTCCGCATCTCTATCGACAATCATGACCTGACTTTGACTGCATCTGATGGGTTTGACTTCAAACCTGTAGTGGCTGAATCATTCATAATCAATCCGGGAGAAAGATACGATTTCTTCATCGTAGCAGAACAGCCTGTAGCGAACTACTGGATACGCGCTGAAACTATTGAACACCCGATCCCACACAAGGCGAGGGCAAATTTACGTTATAGCGGGGCAGCGGATGAGGACCCGACCACTTCCAGGAAGATGTGTACTTCTACTAACCGGTGTCTAGTTGTAAACTGCCCTTTTTCGTATTTCCCAGCAGGCTCCTTCACAGACTGTATGCGATTCGACCAGTTACGGTCTCTACTCGACAATGACCCTGCACCGGTACCGACCGGCGACCAGTCGCTGGTCGAGCACTTCCTCAACTTTGCATTTCCAGGAAAAGACTACTTCCCCTCGTCGATTAATGGAAGACAATTTAGGTTTCCTAAAGTCTGTGCTCTGACCCAGCCCTATGAGATAGACACATCTTGTGACGATCAGGATTGTGGTTCGGATAAACTATGTCAGTGTTCGCACTCACTCAACCTGAATCACAACGACGTCGTGCAACTCGTCATCCTCAACATGGGAGTAGGAACGGGATGGTCCCATCCCGTCCATCTTCATGGCTACACGTTTTATGTCCTGAAAATGGGTTATGCTACATACAACGAGACAACGGCTagatttatatcacaaaatccTGATATTAACTGCCGTGGAAACTTCTGCAATGATGCTACATGGAGCGACCCGAGCTGGCTCGCGGATGACGTCCCTGGGTTGGAACTCTCCAACCCACCTCGAAAGGATACACTTATCATACCTAGCGGTGGGTATGCAGTCATCAGAATCAAGGCCGATAATCCGGGAATATGGCTCTTGCATTGTCATATAGAGCTACATGCCAACAATGGAATGATGATGTTCATCAACAACTCGTATGGAATGCATCCGCCCCCTCCGGACGGATTTCCTATCTGCCACAGCTTTCCATCTGCATACCGTTCTCACAAATATGCTAGCGATAGCGGCAATGCCACAACTCAAGCGCCTGTGACCAAGATCACTACACAGATCAATGAGATCGAAGTGTGCAAAGAAG ACGGATGCGGAACGAAGGCAATTTTGATCGGTATGGCTATCGTGGTTGTGGTACTGCTTCCTCTACTGGGGTACATCATACACCTTCGGAAGCTGGTCAGAGTCCTGGAAGAATGGAAGACGTCGACTGGGGAAACAAAAGGGATTTACAACCCTTTGTTCACGAAATATTGA
- the LOC117330896 gene encoding laccase-1-like gives MAVGSVDLLFNVLVLVATTTGSLVSGACEYTDDVCEFSLVIKNELTMMQKRDLVYPYNGKLYRYNETDPSTANDIPMEEIVTADGYENPRVVTLANGSLPGPPLIVYEGQMVVVNVINKLSSDGVTIHWHGVPQRDSPWMDGVAYITQCPIMPGQSFRYEFKATPRGTYWYHSHIGSQRSNGLYGAFVIRPRIPLEVPEHILTIADWNHDGDSDLTEIKQFRGTFENRIPVPFSKSADGSLLAKLQFHSGLINGRGRFYDPLTDVHNAAPLSVFGVEAGKVYRFRIINAGMVYPFQFSVDNHTLVAVASDGYDFEPLSVDALNVFPGERYDVLLQTSNVIDSYWIRTKTLEVEFNHRTEAILRYAGAPDDVEPTTTARNCSDSNHCRVLNCPSSKMPPNQYIDCLTMNDIKSTNPSPLMNITDSLSNQTQKSNSTDATNDIFKEVFLNFGFPGTSSKPGSVNGREFVFPSVSGLTQMDEIERQKLCENADCGPDKICTCFHSLTLDQVDIVQMVLLNMGNGQGWGHPIHMHGHSFEVLKTGYSILDENGQIYAPNPDIRCLGQTFGTDTFCNSAEWTNSSWKNGNIPGLELQRPPIKDTVILPSGGYVVIRIKADNPGLWIMHCHVELHSIYGMALVINESHANVPKAPAGFPECRSFPSTAMTSGTRHKRSATYMVPENSRLGGQSDSIAHVTDRWVFTWTVTFLGSIIFIQTFIIMFVCGTMKLKKAGKWT, from the exons ATGGCAGTCG GGAGTGTAGATCTTCTGTTCAATGTACTGGTACTTGTTGCCACTACGACCGGAAGCCTTGTTTCTGGCGCATGCGAATACACAGATGACGTGTGTGAGTTCAGCCTCGTTATCAAAAACGAGCTAACAATGATGCAAAAAAGGGACTTAGTGTATCCATACAACGGCAAACTCTACCGATATAACGAAACGGATCCCTCCACAGCCAACGATATACCAATGGAGGAAATCGTCACAGCGGATGGTTACGAAAACCCACGTGTGGTTACGTTAGCCAATGGAAGCTTGCCAGGCCCCCCATTGATTGTGTACGAGGGCCAAATGGTTGTCGTGAACGTTATAAATAAACTGTCGTCTGATGGCGTAACAATACACTGGCATGGTGTTCCCCAGCGCGATAGTCCTTGGATGGATGGTGTCGCATATATCACACAGTGTCCCATAATGCCCGGACAAAGTTTCCGGTATGAGTTCAAAGCGACACCTAGAGGTACATATTGGTATCATTCACATATTGGATCTCAGCGAAGTAATGGTCTTTACGGAGCGTTTGTAATCCGTCCACGGATACCGCTGGAAGTTCCAGAACATATTCTTACCATTGCAGATTGGAATCATGACGGAGATTCGGACTTAACCGAAATAAAACAGTTCCGTGGAACTTTCGAAAACCGAATACCTGTTCCATTCTCAAAATCAGCTGACGGATCACTCTTAGCTAAGTTACAGTTCCATTCTGGACTTATTAATGGCCGAGGACGTTTTTACGACCCTCTTACAGATGTCCACAACGCGGCGCCACTGTCGGTGTTCGGTGTTGAAGCAGGGAAAGTGTACAGGTTCCGGATAATCAACGCTGGCATGGTATACCCTTTCCAGTTTTCGGTCGACAACCACACCCTCGTTGCTGTAGCATCGGACGGCTATGATTTTGAACCCTTATCTGTTGACGCCTTAAACGTGTTTCCTGGTGAGCGATATGATGTCTTGTTGCAAACGTCAAATGTAATAGACAGTTATTGGATTCGCACTAAAACGTTGGAAGTAGAATTCAACCACAGAACAGAAGCGATATTACGATATGCTGGCGCCCCTGATGACGTGGAGCCAACAACTACAGCAAGAAACTGTTCTGACAGTAATCATTGTCGTGTTTTAAATTGTCCATCATCAAAAATGCCACCAAATCAGTACATCGATTGCCTAACAATGAATGACATCAAGTCGACTAATCCAAGTCCACTGATGAACATAACGGATTCGTTATCTAATCAAACTCAGAAATCAAATTCTACAGATGCAACCAATGACATTTTCAAAGAAGTTTTTCTCAATTTTGGTTTCCCAGGAACGTCTTCGAAACCGGGCTCTGTTAACGGGAGAGAGTTTGTATTCCCGAGCGTTTCCGGTCTGACACAAATGGATGAAATTGAACGGCAGAAGCTGTGTGAGAACGCCGATTGCGGCCCTGACAAGATTTGTACTTGTTTTCACTCTCTGACTCTGGACCAAGTCGACATTGTCCAAATGGTACTTCTAAATATGGGCAATGGACAAGGCTGGGGTCACCCAATACACATGCACGGGCATTCGTTTGAGGTTTTGAAAACTGGATATTCGATTCTTGACGAAAATGGACAGATATATGCTCCAAATCCTGATATAAGATGTCTTGGACAAACATTTGGTACTGACACTTTCTGTAATTCTGCAGAATGGACAAATTCGTCGTGGAAAAATGGTAACATCCCGGGCTTGGAACTTCAACGGCCTCCAATCAAAGACACTGTCATTTTGCCCTCTGGTGGTTATGTTGTAATACGAATAAAGGCAGACAACCCTGGTCTGTGGATAATGCATTGTCATGTTGAACTACATAGCATATATGGTATGGCACTTGTGATCAACGAATCTCACGCAAATGTTCCAAAAGCACCAGCTGGTTTCCCAGAATGCCGGAGTTTCCCGTCAACAGCAATGACTTCCGGTACACGTCACAAGAGGTCAGCTACATACATGGTTCCAGAAAACAGTCGTCTAGGAGGCCAGTCCGATTCCATTGCAC